In one Lycium barbarum isolate Lr01 chromosome 7, ASM1917538v2, whole genome shotgun sequence genomic region, the following are encoded:
- the LOC132601514 gene encoding uncharacterized protein LOC132601514 yields the protein MIESEGVLRIKGRVCVPRVEDLIKTILEESHSSRYFIYPGATKMYPDLRQHYWWGRIRRDITDFVGRATLGKCDSVWVIVDWFTKSAHFIPVRVTYTTEKLAQIYICKVVHLHGVTISIISDTSPQFMSRFWRTLQAELGTRLDLNIDFHPQIDDQSEQRSTIITISKIDNFVSNCIKAGADK from the exons ATGATTGAGAGTGAGGGAGTATTGAGGATAAAGGGACGTgtttgcgttcctcgtgttgaGGATTTGATTAAGACGATTTTGGAGGAGTCCCACAGTTCGAGGTACTTTATTtatcctggtgctaccaagatgtatcctgatttgagacagcactactgGTGGGGTCGTATCAGGAGAGATATTACCGATTTTGTTGGTAGGGCG accctggGAAAGTGTGACtcagtttgggttattgttgactggtttactaagtctgctcatttcatccCCGTTCGGGTTACCTACACCACAGAAAAGTTGGCCCAGATCTATATCTGCAAAGTTGTTCATTTGCATGGAGTTACTATTTCCATCATCTCTGATACAAGCCCTCAGTTTATGTCCCgtttctggaggactttgcagGCCGAGTTGGGTACTCGATTGGATCTCAATATAGATTTTCACCCTCAGATAGATGATCAGTCTGAGCAAAGATCTACTATAATTACTATTTCAAAAATAGATAATTTTGTATCTAACTGTATAAAAGCAGGCGCAGATAAATGA